Proteins co-encoded in one Halorussus salinus genomic window:
- a CDS encoding reverse transcriptase-like protein — protein sequence MAVHGRSSPLRALFDESPTPHIAHPPRTHHRDFYVATDGSYNLQRDEGGLGAIIETRDGERVARLSVPDESVTDNNVAEYRALHLGLDVLAARAPTGARVGVVVDHDDLAANVNSAALATRRTDHTPPRELSVPPAGRHHWRGIRARVCRFGELRAAVLESDRNPAHALANAPEEFAHVNHEPDRCLLPERATSSEAQIPPPSRADRTATDSRASD from the coding sequence ATGGCCGTTCACGGCCGTTCCTCCCCACTCCGGGCACTGTTCGACGAATCGCCCACGCCGCACATCGCCCACCCGCCGCGGACGCATCACCGCGATTTCTACGTCGCCACCGACGGTTCCTACAACCTCCAGCGCGACGAGGGCGGACTGGGTGCAATCATCGAAACGCGAGACGGCGAGCGGGTTGCTCGCCTCTCGGTCCCCGACGAGTCGGTCACGGACAACAACGTGGCCGAGTACCGGGCGCTCCACCTCGGACTCGACGTACTGGCGGCGCGCGCGCCGACCGGTGCGCGGGTCGGCGTCGTCGTGGACCACGACGACCTCGCGGCCAACGTCAACAGCGCGGCGCTGGCGACTCGTCGGACTGACCACACGCCACCGCGGGAACTATCGGTTCCACCCGCGGGCAGACATCACTGGCGCGGGATTCGAGCGCGGGTCTGTCGGTTCGGCGAACTCCGGGCCGCGGTCCTCGAAAGCGACCGGAACCCGGCCCACGCGCTGGCGAACGCGCCCGAGGAGTTCGCCCACGTCAACCACGAACCCGACCGGTGTCTCCTGCCGGAGCGAGCGACCTCCAGCGAGGCCCAGATTCCGCCGCCCTCGCGGGCCGACCGGACCGCGACCGACTCGCGGGCCAGCGACTGA
- a CDS encoding CBS domain-containing protein translates to MNASDLMTDEVETVHEEDDISDVLTRLAQADFNGFPVVDDDERVVGIVTQHDLVHIFQPSDRTLWIPVGFPPFLETLEYAIDLSWDDLDTELGLLKHASKPVRTVMTEEVVTVEPDTDFDRILDLLADDERDINRLPVVDDEGRLLGIVARQDVLRAVRDERRRTDAGL, encoded by the coding sequence ATGAACGCCAGCGACCTGATGACCGACGAGGTAGAGACGGTCCACGAGGAGGACGACATCAGCGACGTACTGACGCGACTCGCACAGGCGGACTTCAACGGCTTCCCCGTCGTGGACGACGACGAGCGCGTGGTCGGCATCGTGACCCAGCACGACCTCGTCCACATCTTCCAGCCGAGCGACCGGACGCTCTGGATTCCGGTCGGCTTCCCGCCGTTCTTGGAGACGCTGGAGTACGCCATCGACCTCTCGTGGGACGACCTCGACACCGAACTCGGCCTGCTGAAACACGCGAGCAAGCCCGTCCGCACCGTCATGACCGAGGAGGTCGTGACGGTCGAACCCGACACCGACTTCGACCGCATCCTCGACCTGCTGGCCGACGACGAGCGGGACATCAACCGCCTGCCGGTCGTGGACGACGAGGGCAGGCTCCTCGGTATCGTGGCCCGCCAAGACGTGCTTCGGGCGGTCCGCGACGAACGCCGGAGGACTGACGCTGGGCTGTAA
- a CDS encoding DMT family transporter — protein MSRYRNVALFVALAAVWGSAFMAIKAGLDYFPPVLFAAIRYDIAGVLMLAYAVYATDRWRPRTRGEWQLVAVGATLLIAGYHAFLFVGEQYTTSAVAAVIISLNPVLTTGCARLFLPSERLTPTGIAGLLLGLVGVVVLSNPDPNNLVTSGVVGQALVLAAAASFALGSVLTRRIDAELPIETMEAWSMVLGALLMHAISVARPSESLAAVRWTPEAIWAMAYLSIAASALGFLVYFDLLERLGPIEINLVSYVAPVFAAVSGWWFLDEIIDLTTVAGFLVIFAGFCLVKREALARELPKLRAVVTRR, from the coding sequence GTGAGCAGATACCGGAACGTCGCGCTGTTCGTCGCGCTGGCCGCGGTGTGGGGGTCCGCGTTCATGGCCATCAAGGCCGGACTCGACTACTTCCCGCCGGTCCTCTTCGCCGCGATTCGCTACGACATCGCGGGCGTGCTGATGCTGGCCTACGCCGTCTACGCGACCGACCGCTGGCGGCCGCGAACTCGCGGCGAGTGGCAACTGGTCGCGGTCGGCGCGACCCTGCTGATAGCGGGCTATCACGCCTTCCTGTTCGTCGGCGAGCAGTACACGACCAGCGCCGTCGCGGCGGTCATCATCAGCCTGAATCCAGTGCTGACGACCGGGTGCGCGCGACTCTTTCTCCCGAGCGAGCGACTGACTCCGACGGGCATCGCTGGCCTGCTGTTGGGACTCGTCGGCGTCGTCGTCCTGAGCAATCCGGACCCGAACAACCTCGTGACCTCGGGCGTGGTCGGACAGGCGCTGGTGCTGGCCGCGGCCGCGTCGTTCGCCTTGGGGAGCGTCCTGACCCGCCGTATCGACGCCGAGTTACCTATCGAGACGATGGAGGCGTGGTCGATGGTGCTGGGCGCACTCTTGATGCACGCTATCAGCGTCGCCCGCCCGAGCGAGTCGCTGGCCGCGGTGCGGTGGACGCCCGAGGCCATCTGGGCGATGGCGTACCTCTCCATCGCGGCGAGCGCGCTCGGCTTTCTGGTCTACTTCGACCTGCTGGAGCGGCTCGGTCCCATCGAAATCAACCTCGTCTCGTACGTCGCGCCCGTCTTTGCGGCCGTCTCCGGCTGGTGGTTCCTCGACGAAATCATCGACCTCACGACCGTCGCGGGCTTCCTCGTCATCTTCGCGGGGTTCTGTCTGGTCAAACGCGAGGCGCTGGCCCGCGAACTTCCGAAGCTCCGAGCCGTCGTGACTCGGCGCTGA
- a CDS encoding aldo/keto reductase — protein MELDTVSLGPTGTTVSEIAFGTWRFGRENDDGEVEIGEKRARKLLDAYADAGGNFIDTADMYGDGRSEEYIGNWLSDREREDYVVASKIYWPTRDGPNGQGLSRKHLRNNIDEILDRLGTDYVDVLYIHRWDDETPAEEFVRTLDEFVRDGKVNYLGASTLEPNAWKVAKANELADKRGYEPFKLAQPRYNLANREIEGNYLEMCADYDIGVVPWSPLAGGFLTGKYSRGEKPPKGTRGATDQQFRDSYLTDENFDALEAVEAVAEEVGASPAQVSLAWLTDHEQVTAPIVGARTVEQLNENLAATDIDLTAGQFQRLAEAK, from the coding sequence ATGGAACTGGACACGGTGTCGCTCGGTCCGACTGGCACGACTGTCAGCGAAATCGCGTTCGGCACGTGGCGGTTCGGTCGAGAGAACGACGACGGCGAGGTCGAAATCGGCGAGAAGCGCGCCCGCAAGCTCCTCGACGCCTACGCCGACGCTGGCGGGAACTTCATCGACACCGCCGACATGTACGGCGACGGTCGGAGCGAGGAGTACATCGGCAACTGGCTGTCCGACCGCGAGCGCGAGGACTACGTCGTCGCCTCGAAGATATACTGGCCGACCCGCGACGGCCCGAACGGACAGGGACTCTCGCGCAAGCACCTGCGGAACAACATCGACGAGATTCTGGACCGCCTCGGGACCGACTACGTGGACGTGCTGTACATCCATCGGTGGGACGACGAGACGCCCGCCGAGGAGTTCGTGCGCACGCTGGACGAGTTCGTCCGCGACGGGAAGGTCAACTACCTCGGGGCCTCGACGCTCGAACCGAACGCGTGGAAGGTCGCCAAGGCGAACGAACTGGCCGACAAGCGCGGCTACGAGCCGTTCAAGCTCGCTCAGCCCCGGTACAACCTCGCCAACCGCGAGATAGAGGGGAACTACCTCGAAATGTGCGCCGACTACGACATCGGCGTCGTGCCGTGGAGTCCGCTCGCTGGCGGCTTCCTGACCGGCAAGTACAGTCGCGGCGAGAAACCTCCGAAGGGAACTCGCGGCGCGACCGACCAGCAGTTCCGCGACTCGTATCTCACCGACGAGAACTTCGACGCGCTAGAGGCCGTCGAAGCCGTCGCCGAGGAGGTCGGCGCGAGTCCGGCGCAGGTGAGCCTCGCGTGGCTGACCGACCACGAGCAGGTCACGGCACCCATCGTCGGCGCGCGCACGGTCGAGCAGTTGAACGAGAACCTCGCGGCGACGGACATCGACCTCACGGCCGGGCAGTTCCAGCGGCTCGCCGAGGCGAAGTAG